The genomic interval GCATTGATCGCTGCCGCTCCGCTCGTGTCGTCTGCCGCAAGTTTGCCGGCGCCGTTTGAAGGCAGCAGCACGTTGCAGGCAGACGGTGTCGTGAAGTCGGTCGATCAGGCCAACCACTCGTTGACTGTGCTCGACGCACAAGGCGGTGAGGCGTCGTTCACCATGACCGACACGCGCAATCTCGCGCAGATCAAGCAAGGCGGCAAGGTTCACATCCGCATGATGCGCAGTGCGGTAATCAGTGTCACGCAGGGGGCGAACGGTCAAGCGGCAGCGGCTCAGATAGCCCAGTCGAACACGGCGCAGAATGTGAACGCCCTTGTCGAGTCCGTCGACCATGCGTCCGGCATCATGGCGCTCAAAGGCCCGAATGGTTCCGTCTTTCATATCCAGAGCCGCGATCCCGCCAAGGTCACTGGGCTGACGCCGGGCATGCAAGTGGTGGTGGCGTTCGCACCGCAAGTCAGCGTGGCCGTGGCGCCCATGCAGTAACGGGCGGCCTCATCAAGCGTTCATCAGGTCTTTTTGGGCCTTAATCGGGCTCGCCGGGTACGAGGCGCAAGCGGGTGATTTCGGAAGGTGCGCCCAGACGCTTTGGCGGCCCCCAGTAGCCTGTGCCACGGCTCGTGTACACCCAGAGTCCGTTCAGCCGCGCGAGGCCGGCGGTGAAAGGTTGCTGAAGGCGCACGAAGAAATTCCACGGGAAGAACTGGCCGCCATGCGTGTGACCAGACAACTGCAGCGTGAAGCCGGCTGCTGCCGCGGCTTCGGCTGAGCGTGGCTGGTGGGCGAGCAGCACTTTGATCAGTACGTCGCCGGGTGCGCCGGCCAGCGCCGCGACTGGATCGCTGCGGTGCGCCGGGTCGTGATGGCCGGCTGAATAATCGGTCACGCCGGCGATCACGGCGCGCGCGCCGTCGTGATCGACGATCACGTGCTCGTTCAGCAGGACGTTCAAGCCCAGACGCCGGAATTCGTCGATCCAGGCGTTGGCGCCGGCGTAATACTCGTGATTGCCGGTCACGAGAAAAGCGCCGTGGCGCGCGCTCAACCGCGACAGCGGCTGCGTATGGTTGGTCAACTGCGGCACGCTGCCGTCCACGACATCGCCGGTAACAGCGATCAGATCCGGCTTGAGGCGATTCACCGCGTCGACGATTGCATCGACATAGCGTCGTTTGATGGTCGGACCGACGTGAATATCGCTGATCTGCACGATCGTGAAGCCGTCGAGCGCGGCGGGCAAATCGTCGATCGGCACTTCGATCGTCACCACCTTCGCGCGGCGGCGAGCGTTGAACAGGCCGACGAGCGTGGAGAGCAGCGCGAGCAGCGGCACTGCCGCAGCGGAGCCGGTTCGCCAGTGCGGGATGGCGATGGTGTTCGGCCAGATTGCATCGACGGTGAGAAGCGAAGCGAGCATGAGGTCGCGCGCGAAAGTCAGGACCAGCAACGACGAGAAGAAGCCCATCGCCAGCAGGCCGACCCATGCGAGCCGGTCGCCGAGCGGTTGCTGTTTGATCGTGCGCGCCAGCATGCCGAGCGGAATCAGAAAGATCGACAGCACGAGCCACAACGCACAGAGCCAGCGGCCAGTCATATCGATCGGCATGTCTGGAATCAGACGCAAGCCCACGTAGATATGCAGGAGAATGCCAATCAGGATGAAGCGAACGAGAAACGATGAGCGGCGCATAGAGAGGATCAGGGCGGGAAGGGGCCGGCACAGACGGAGGAGCGGCGGCGGCTCGCCGACTGCGGATTGCTAGGGCGAACGAGCCGAACCATTCTACCGAGATGTGCAACCGGCTGCCGGCCGCGCCAAATTGAGGTCGCTACAGCGAACCGTCGAAAGCTAAACGGCGCCCGCACGGTACTGCACTGCAGCATCCCACGTGGCTGCAGGTAGCCGTCCAGGTTACCGATATGGTTGAATTAAATGGGCTTTGAATTGTGTTCGAGCGTGGACTATTCTCAAATAGAACCGGCTTGTATCGCAGTCAGGGCAAGGGTCACGGCAAGGGCCCCGTAGTCCGCTAGCGGTTCATTCTGTCGCCGGCAGAAGGCGATGCAGGAGGCGCATATGAAGCTGCTCAGATCAGGCAACCCGCTCCGCCACGCGCACCATGCGCATCACGTCGGCTACGAGGGTAGCCATGTCATGCTGCCGCTCGTGGTCATTTCCGTGATGGCCATCGGCTTGTACTTCGGCGTGCGCAATATCGACTTTTCTGAGTTGGGCAAAAGCGCGCTGTTCTATGTCGTGATGCTTAGCGTCGCTCTCGGTATCGCGGGATTGTTCGGCGTCGTCGGGGCGTGGGTGCGGTCCAACGGCGACGACGCCGAAGAGGGCTTCTGCTTCATCGGCGCGTTGATCGGCGCCGTGGTCTTCTACGTGGCGATCCTGAGTTGACCGTCTGCAACGGCGTGTCAGGCGCCGTGCGTCAGACGATCTGCGCGGCCTCGTCGAAAGCGAAGCGCGGGCTGCGCGGGAACAGTTTCGACGGGTCGCCGTAGCCCAGATTGATCAGGAAGTTCGACTTCACGGTCGTGCCGGCAAAGAATGCTTCGTCGACCTTGGCGGCATCGAACCCCGACATAGCGCCCGTGTCCAGGCCGAGCGCGCGCGCGGCAAGAATCAGATAGCCGCCTTGCAGCGTCGAATTGCGAAATGCCGTGTCGGCGATCGCCTTGTCGTTACCGGCAAACCAGCTGCGCGCATCGGCATGCGGAAACAGCTTCGGCAAGTGCTCGTAAAACGCCATGTCCATGCCGACGATCGCCGTAACTGGCGCTGCCATCGTCTTCTCGAGATTGCCTGGCGACAAAGCCGGGCGCAGCTTCTCCTTGCCCTCCGGCGTCCTGACGAAGACGAAGCGGCCCGGACTCGAATTGGCCGAGGTCGGGCCCAGCAGTACGAGCTCGATGAGTTGCTTGAGCACGGCGTCGTCGACCGGTTTTTGCTGCCAGCCGTTATGCGTGCGCGCTTCGCGAAAAAGCTGATCAAGCGCCTGGTCCGAAAGAATCATGTGATTGTTCCTTGAAGGTGACGTGTGTGAAAGGAAAAGGACGGCGCCGGATCGAACCGCAAGCCACGCGCAGGAGCGTGGTCGTCGTTGCCGCCATAATAGCCAAGGTTCTAATCCGGTCGCGCGTCGTGCGCGCGATTGTACTCAGGCATTCTCATGACGGATCTTTTTGCGGATTTTACCGATGCTCTGCCGGCGCCCGATGTCGACTGGTATCCCGATTGGCTGTCGCCTGAACAGGCGGCACGAGCGTTGACGCAACTCATCGGCGAAGTCGAATGGCGTCAGGACATGATGGGCACGCCTGCCGGGCGTGTGCCGCTGCCGCGCCTGACCGCCTGGCAAGGCAAGCCTGACGCCGTGTATGTCTACTCGGGTATTCGCAACGTTCCACAAGCGTGGACGCCGACCGTCGCTGAACTGAAGTCCGCCGCGGAGTCGATTTGCGACGCGCATTTCAATAGCGTGCTGATCAACCGCTACCGCAGCGGCACGGACAGCATGGGCTGGCATGCGGACCGCGAACCCGAACTCGGCATGCAACCGGTGATCGCCTCGGTGAGCCTGGGCGTCGCACGCACGTTCGATCTGCGGCACAACAAGACCGGCGTCGTGCAGTCTTTTTCGCTGAAGGGCGGCAGCTTGCTGGTGATGAAGGGCAACACGCAGGCGGATTGGCGGCATCGGGTGCCGAAGGAGCCGCGCGTGGCGGGCGAGCGCATCAATCTGACGTTTCGATGGGTGACCCCGCGCGCACGTGTTGGCTGATGCGACGTGCGTCGGTCGGCCGCAGCGCTAACAAAGCCAACCAAGCCAACCAAGCCCAAGAACACGTAAGCGCATAAAAAAGCATTAACCACATCATCACGCCGGGCAACGCGCCCCAGCCACATCAAAACCCCACCCCACGTTCCAGCCAACAACCGCCACCGCCCGCTATACCGAAATTGATATCGCCGACGCGAATCATATGATTGGACGGTTAACGCCCTACACACTACGCTACATCACGATCCACGCACCGTGAGGGCCGTAACGGCTGGCCGGACTCGATGGATCGCCTACACAACAACGATCAGGAGACAGTCATGGCGAATACACGACGCGCCGCATGTCGTGCGTTGGGCGCGCTCGCACTCTGCGCGGGCTTCGGTGCGCTGACACTGGCCACGCCGGGCGCTTACGCGCAGGATAAACAGATTACGCTGGGTTTTGCGCAAGTCGGCGCGGAAAGCGCATGGCGAACCGCCAACACCGAGTCGATCAAGTCAGCAGCGGCCGACGCAAAGATCAAGCTCAAGTTCTCCGACGCCCAGCAGAAGCAGGAAAACCAGATCAAAGCGATCCGCTCATACATCGCGCAGAAAGTCGACGTGATCGCGTTCTCGCCGGTCGTCGAGTCGGGCTGGGAACCTGTACTGCGCGAGGCTAAAGCCGCGAAGATTCCGGTGATTCTCACCGACCGCAACATCGATACGAAAGACACCTCGCTCTACGTGACGATGATCGGCTCGGACTTCCTGGAAGAAGGCCGCCGCGGTGGTCATTGGCTCGAGGATCACTTCAAAAACGATCAAGGCCCGATCAACATCGCTGAACTTCAGGGAACGGTCGGATCGGCGCCTGCCAACGACCGGCACTCGGGTCTCGTCGAAGTGATCAAGAGCGATCCCAAGTTCAAGATCATTGCTTCGCAAAGCGGCGACTTCACGCTCGCCGGCGGCAAGCAGGTCATGGAAGCGTTTATAAAGACATATGGAAATAAAATAAATGTAGTTTATGCGCATAACGACGATATGGCGCTCGGCGCCATCCAGGCGATGGAAGAGGCCGGCATGCATCCGGGCAAGGACATCACCGTCGTTTCGTTCGATGCGACCAAGGGCGGCTTCCAGGCCATGGCTGCGGGCAAGATGAACGTCGATGTGGAGTGCAGTCCGCTGCTGGGGCCGCAACTGATGTCGGCGGTGAAAGATGTCGTGGCCGGCAAGTCGCTGCCCAAGCGCATCCTGACGGAAGAGACGGTATTCCCGATGAGCGTCGCCGCGCAGACATTGCCGACGCGCAAGTACTGAGGCCAATTGATGAGGCTTCCTGATTTTCGTGCGCTGAGATAAACACGCGAACATAACGCGCGCACGAAAGCGCAACCGGGAAGCGCAGTACCGACAGATTGCAAAGGTTTCTCCAGTGGTGCCTGGCCGTCCGACTGCTTGGGCAGCGGGCGGCCTCTTTTCCGCACTGCCGGCGTGAGACCGCTAGAGGCCGCTGGAGGCCGCCGAACCACGCA from Paraburkholderia phytofirmans PsJN carries:
- a CDS encoding metallophosphoesterase, with the protein product MRRSSFLVRFILIGILLHIYVGLRLIPDMPIDMTGRWLCALWLVLSIFLIPLGMLARTIKQQPLGDRLAWVGLLAMGFFSSLLVLTFARDLMLASLLTVDAIWPNTIAIPHWRTGSAAAVPLLALLSTLVGLFNARRRAKVVTIEVPIDDLPAALDGFTIVQISDIHVGPTIKRRYVDAIVDAVNRLKPDLIAVTGDVVDGSVPQLTNHTQPLSRLSARHGAFLVTGNHEYYAGANAWIDEFRRLGLNVLLNEHVIVDHDGARAVIAGVTDYSAGHHDPAHRSDPVAALAGAPGDVLIKVLLAHQPRSAEAAAAAGFTLQLSGHTHGGQFFPWNFFVRLQQPFTAGLARLNGLWVYTSRGTGYWGPPKRLGAPSEITRLRLVPGEPD
- a CDS encoding malonic semialdehyde reductase, which produces MILSDQALDQLFREARTHNGWQQKPVDDAVLKQLIELVLLGPTSANSSPGRFVFVRTPEGKEKLRPALSPGNLEKTMAAPVTAIVGMDMAFYEHLPKLFPHADARSWFAGNDKAIADTAFRNSTLQGGYLILAARALGLDTGAMSGFDAAKVDEAFFAGTTVKSNFLINLGYGDPSKLFPRSPRFAFDEAAQIV
- a CDS encoding alpha-ketoglutarate-dependent dioxygenase AlkB family protein → MTDLFADFTDALPAPDVDWYPDWLSPEQAARALTQLIGEVEWRQDMMGTPAGRVPLPRLTAWQGKPDAVYVYSGIRNVPQAWTPTVAELKSAAESICDAHFNSVLINRYRSGTDSMGWHADREPELGMQPVIASVSLGVARTFDLRHNKTGVVQSFSLKGGSLLVMKGNTQADWRHRVPKEPRVAGERINLTFRWVTPRARVG
- a CDS encoding ABC transporter substrate-binding protein, which produces MANTRRAACRALGALALCAGFGALTLATPGAYAQDKQITLGFAQVGAESAWRTANTESIKSAAADAKIKLKFSDAQQKQENQIKAIRSYIAQKVDVIAFSPVVESGWEPVLREAKAAKIPVILTDRNIDTKDTSLYVTMIGSDFLEEGRRGGHWLEDHFKNDQGPINIAELQGTVGSAPANDRHSGLVEVIKSDPKFKIIASQSGDFTLAGGKQVMEAFIKTYGNKINVVYAHNDDMALGAIQAMEEAGMHPGKDITVVSFDATKGGFQAMAAGKMNVDVECSPLLGPQLMSAVKDVVAGKSLPKRILTEETVFPMSVAAQTLPTRKY